A region of the Actinomycetes bacterium genome:
GTCCGGGCGCGGGAGGACTGCCGCAGCGATCTGATGCGCGCCCGGCACCGGCTCTCGAAGCTGCTGCTGCGGCACGGGATCGTCTACGACGGCGGGGATGCATGGACCCTCAAGCATGACCAGTGGCTGCGCACTGAGGCGTTGAGCGGGCTGGCGTCACCGGCGACCAAGCTGGCCTTCGACGCCCACTACGAGATGGTGCTGGCCACGAAGGCCCGCCGCGACCGCCTCGATGGCGCGATCGAGGCGATGGCGGCCGGCTCGGAGTTCACCGCACTCGTGCGCCGCCTCGGCTGTCTGCGCGGCATCAGCACGCTGACCGGGTTCGCGCTCGCGGTCGAGATCGGTGACTGGACCCGGTTCAGCGGCAACTCGATCGCCTCGTTCGTCGGCCTCACCCCGGCCGAGTACTCCTCCGGCGCCTCGCGCACCCTGGGGCCGATCACCAAGACCGGCAACGGGCACGCCCGACGGCTGCTGGTCGAGGCCGCCTGGCACCACCGCTCCCGCTACCGGGCCGGAAAGCCCCTGCGGGATCGTTGGGAGCTGGCACCGCCAGCAGCCCGCGTCCGCGGTGACGAGGGCAACCACCGGCTGCACCAGCGCTGGGTCAGGTTCATCGACCGGCGCAAGCGCAGCACTGTCGCCAACATCGCCGTCGCCCGCGAACTCGCCGGCTGGTGCTGGTCCCTGGCCGTCCTCGACGACCAATGACCCCCTGAGCTGCTTCCTCCAGGCACGGCTCGGTGGCAGCGCGTGGAGCGACCCGCGGCACTTCTATGAGCACCCCGACCACTCGGGTCACGCTCGGTCCTAGACACGCGGAAACGCTCCAGCCGAACCACCGTCCTGCGGTAACCAACCCGCGCATATCAGTCTGACCGCGCGTCGCCAACGACACGCTCGCCGAGACCACCCCCGAGGAAGCAAGAGGCGCCCGCCCCGGACCACCGGGACGGGCGCCTCACCACGCCTCTTGACAGCAGGTCAGCCCATATCAGAAGTCCATGTCCCCCATGCCGCCGCCGGCGCCACCGGCCGGCGCCGCCGGCTTCTCCGGCTTGTCGGCGATGACCACCTCGGTGGTGAGGAACAGCGCCGCGATGGACGCGGCGTTCTGCAGGGCGGAGCGGGTGACCTTGGCCGGGTCGATGATGCCGGCCTTGATCAGGTCCACGTACTCCCCGGTGGAGGCGTCGAGGCCCCAGCCGGTGTCGAGGTTGCGGACCTTCTCCGCCACGACGCCGCCCTCGTGCCCGGCGTTGACCGCGATCTGCTTGAGCGGCGCCTCGACGGCGATGCGCACGATGTTCGCACCGGTCGCCTCGTCGCCCTCGAGCTCCAGCTTGTCGAAGGCCGCGCGGGAGGCCTGCAGCAGCGCCACGCCGCCACCGGCGACGATGCCCTCCTCGACGGCCGCCTTCGCGTTGCGCACCGCGTCCTCGATGCGGTGCTTGCGCTCCTTGAGCTCGACCTCGGTCGCCGCGCCGGCCTTGATGACGGCCACGCCGCCGGCCAGCTTGGCGAGGCGCTCCTGGAGCTTCTCGCGGTCGTAGTCGGAGTCGGAGTTGTCGATCTCGGCGCGGATCTGGGCGACCCGGCCGGCGATCTGCTCGGCGTCACCGGCGCCTTCGACGATGGTCGTCTCGTCCTTGGTGACGACGACCTTGCGGGCCCGGCCGAGCAGGTCGAGGCCGACGTTCTCCAGCTTGAGCCCGACGGTCTCGCTGATGACCTGGCCACCGGTGAGGATCGCGATGTCCTGCAGCATGGCCTTGCGGCGGTCGCCAAAGCCGGGGGCCTTCACGGCCACCGACTTGAAGGTGCCGCGGACCTTGTTGACGACGAGGGTCGCGAGGGCCTCGCCCTCGACGTCCTCGGCGATGATGGCCAGCGGCTTGCCCGACTGCATGACCTTCTCCAGGACCGGCAGCAGGTCCTTCACGGCGGAGATCTTCGACTCGACGATGAGGATGTAGGGGTCCTCGAGCGAGGCCTCCATCCGCTCCGGGTCGGTCCAGAAGTACGGGCTGATGTAGCCCTTGTCGAAGCGCATGCCCTCGGTGAGCTCGAGCTCGAGACCGAAGGTGTTGCTCTCCTCGACGGTGATGACGCCTTCCTTGCCGACCTTGTCCATGGCCTCGGCGATCATCTCGCCGATCTGGGTGTCGGCGGCCGAGATCGAGGCGGTGGCAGCGATCTGCTCCTTGGTCTCGACCTCCTTGGCCAGGCCGAGCAGCTGCTCGCAGACCGCCTCGGTCGCCTTCTCGATGCCCCGCTTGAGGGCCATCGGGTTGGCGCCGGCGGCGACGTTGCGCAGGCCCTCGCGTACCAGGGCCTGGGCGAGCACGGTCGCGGTCGTCGTGCCGTCACCGGCGACGTCGTCGGTCTTCTTCGCGACCTCCTTGACGAGCTCGGCACCGATCTTCTCGTACGGGTCCTCGAGCTCGATCTCCTTGGCGATGGAGACACCGTCGTTGGTGATCGTGGGGGCGCCCCACTTCTTCTCCAGCACCACATTGCGACCGCGCGGGCCCAGCGTCACCTTCACGGCGTCGGCCAGGGTGTTCATGCCGCGCTCGAGGCCGCGGCGGGCCTCCTCGTCGAACGCGATGATCTTTGACATGGAGTGTCCGTCCTCCTGCAGCGCATCGTGGGGGTGCGGCGGCGCCCGCGACGGACGGCCTGGCGGCCTCGCCTCCGCGACCCTGAAGCTTCTGTCACTCTCAGGGTGAGAGTGCTAAGTCCTTGTCTAGCACTCTCACCCGCCGAGTGACAACCCGGGACTCCCACTTGTGGCGGCTCGCCCGTCTCTCACCGGCTCCGGAGTGACGGAGGACCCGCCACATGTGCGCCGACCCGGGCGGGCTCACCAGTCGTGGACGGTCCCGTCGGCGAGGCGGTTGAACGGCAGGTACGCCCGCTGGTACGGGTAGGCCGCCGCGGCCTGCTCGTCGAGCTCGACGCCGAGGCCGGGGATGTCGCCCGGGTGGAGGTAGCCGCCTTCGAAGGTGAAGGTCTGCCGGAAGACCTCGTTCGTGCGCTCGCCGTGGCGCATGTACTCCTGGATCCCGAAGTTGTGGATCGCCAGGTCGAGGTGCAACGCGGCGGCCATCCCCACCGGGGAGACGTCCGTCGGCCCGTGGATCCCCGACTTGATCTG
Encoded here:
- the groL gene encoding chaperonin GroEL (60 kDa chaperone family; promotes refolding of misfolded polypeptides especially under stressful conditions; forms two stacked rings of heptamers to form a barrel-shaped 14mer; ends can be capped by GroES; misfolded proteins enter the barrel where they are refolded when GroES binds), encoding MSKIIAFDEEARRGLERGMNTLADAVKVTLGPRGRNVVLEKKWGAPTITNDGVSIAKEIELEDPYEKIGAELVKEVAKKTDDVAGDGTTTATVLAQALVREGLRNVAAGANPMALKRGIEKATEAVCEQLLGLAKEVETKEQIAATASISAADTQIGEMIAEAMDKVGKEGVITVEESNTFGLELELTEGMRFDKGYISPYFWTDPERMEASLEDPYILIVESKISAVKDLLPVLEKVMQSGKPLAIIAEDVEGEALATLVVNKVRGTFKSVAVKAPGFGDRRKAMLQDIAILTGGQVISETVGLKLENVGLDLLGRARKVVVTKDETTIVEGAGDAEQIAGRVAQIRAEIDNSDSDYDREKLQERLAKLAGGVAVIKAGAATEVELKERKHRIEDAVRNAKAAVEEGIVAGGGVALLQASRAAFDKLELEGDEATGANIVRIAVEAPLKQIAVNAGHEGGVVAEKVRNLDTGWGLDASTGEYVDLIKAGIIDPAKVTRSALQNAASIAALFLTTEVVIADKPEKPAAPAGGAGGGMGDMDF
- a CDS encoding IS110 family transposase, producing the protein MFIERTSVGLDVHARSVAAAAIDGVTGELFQARLTPAYEHVRSWLEGLPGPVAVAYEAGPTGFGLYRHLVAAGIRCEVAAPSKLQRPAGDRVKTDARDAVHLARLLRLDEITPVAVPTLEQEAARDLVRAREDCRSDLMRARHRLSKLLLRHGIVYDGGDAWTLKHDQWLRTEALSGLASPATKLAFDAHYEMVLATKARRDRLDGAIEAMAAGSEFTALVRRLGCLRGISTLTGFALAVEIGDWTRFSGNSIASFVGLTPAEYSSGASRTLGPITKTGNGHARRLLVEAAWHHRSRYRAGKPLRDRWELAPPAARVRGDEGNHRLHQRWVRFIDRRKRSTVANIAVARELAGWCWSLAVLDDQ